One stretch of Planctomycetota bacterium DNA includes these proteins:
- a CDS encoding putative 2-dehydropantoate 2-reductase yields MSERTYAIIGTGALGGYYGARLACADVPVHFLLHSDFAHVKAHGLRVESPEGDFSVQKPSVSAQPEDMPRCDVVMVCLKSTANHLLKKILPHVLADDGVVVMMQNGLGVEDEAAAIVGPDRVMGGLAFLCSNKVGPGHIQHLNYGQIRIGDYDPAGRVKGVTPRARAFGDDLVRAGLPVVLEDDLILARWKKLVWNVPYNGLTVALNTTTDRLMHDPHTRKTCEALMREVQQGAAAFDRTIDEAHVQKMLDDTDKMVPYRPSMKLDYDEKRPMEVEAIYGAPLRAAASKGVHLPRMAMLYEQLKFLDAANRPLV; encoded by the coding sequence ATGTCTGAACGCACGTACGCGATCATAGGAACCGGAGCGCTCGGCGGCTACTACGGGGCTCGATTGGCATGCGCCGATGTGCCCGTGCACTTTCTGCTGCACTCGGATTTTGCGCATGTGAAGGCGCATGGCCTGCGGGTCGAGTCGCCGGAGGGCGATTTTTCCGTGCAAAAACCCAGTGTTTCCGCTCAACCCGAAGACATGCCCCGCTGCGATGTCGTCATGGTGTGCTTGAAGAGCACCGCCAACCATCTCCTGAAAAAAATCCTCCCGCATGTCCTGGCGGACGATGGCGTGGTCGTCATGATGCAGAACGGCCTGGGCGTCGAGGACGAGGCCGCGGCCATCGTCGGACCCGATCGCGTCATGGGCGGACTCGCCTTCCTCTGCTCCAACAAAGTCGGCCCCGGGCACATTCAACACCTGAACTACGGACAGATCCGCATCGGCGACTACGACCCCGCCGGCCGGGTCAAGGGCGTCACCCCCCGCGCCCGCGCCTTCGGCGACGACCTCGTCCGAGCCGGCCTGCCCGTCGTCCTCGAAGACGACCTGATCCTCGCCCGATGGAAAAAGCTCGTCTGGAACGTGCCCTACAACGGCCTGACCGTCGCGCTCAACACCACCACCGACCGCCTCATGCACGATCCCCACACGCGCAAGACATGCGAAGCCCTCATGCGCGAAGTCCAGCAGGGCGCCGCGGCGTTCGATCGCACGATCGATGAAGCCCATGTCCAAAAAATGCTCGACGACACCGACAAGATGGTCCCGTACCGCCCGAGCATGAAACTTGATTACGACGAAAAACGCCCCATGGAAGTCGAAGCCATCTACGGCGCCCCCCTCCGCGCCGCCGCCTCGAAGGGCGTGCATCTGCCCCGCATGGCGATGCTGTATGAGCAGCTCAAGTTCCTCGACGCCGCCAACCGGCCGCTTGTCTGA
- a CDS encoding DUF481 domain-containing protein, whose translation MIAKQAFMLMGALCLCMAAICAGEDRVELQSGDVLIGQVVERNATAVIMQHPVLGLITVPMERVDKIEVGAPEDAKADKPAATKPVEAKPAAEVPAEVQAAVKEEPPTQMTEPVAPPKPKIPWKFRLTVGFSARESNVDTRDVNTSFEARYADEDDRWNISASYFLSTRKNDVSRQDVHFVLQKDWLVPESPWFWFFEGHYDHDDFKSWEHRGSAHGGVGYDLSALLGVDVRLRLGFGVTREFGGVDPNTRPESLVGSEVNWKINPQNTLAFSTQFYPSIDASGEIRITTSADWTMKFTPELGFRLGLRNEYDSSEPPGFEKNDLRVFGSVVFDF comes from the coding sequence TTGATCGCCAAACAAGCTTTCATGCTGATGGGCGCGTTGTGTCTTTGCATGGCCGCAATCTGCGCCGGCGAAGACCGCGTGGAGCTGCAAAGCGGCGATGTGCTCATCGGTCAGGTGGTCGAACGCAATGCGACGGCGGTGATCATGCAGCACCCCGTCCTCGGGCTCATCACCGTGCCGATGGAGCGCGTCGACAAGATCGAAGTCGGCGCCCCGGAGGACGCGAAGGCGGACAAACCGGCGGCGACGAAACCGGTCGAGGCGAAACCCGCCGCGGAGGTTCCGGCGGAAGTGCAGGCGGCGGTCAAGGAGGAGCCGCCCACGCAGATGACCGAGCCCGTCGCGCCGCCGAAGCCGAAGATCCCATGGAAATTCCGCCTCACAGTCGGCTTCTCCGCGCGCGAGAGCAATGTCGATACGCGCGATGTGAACACGAGCTTCGAAGCCAGGTACGCCGACGAGGATGACCGCTGGAACATCAGCGCTTCGTACTTCCTCTCGACGCGCAAGAACGATGTGTCGCGGCAGGATGTGCACTTCGTATTGCAGAAGGACTGGCTCGTGCCAGAGTCGCCGTGGTTCTGGTTCTTCGAGGGGCATTACGATCACGATGATTTCAAGTCGTGGGAGCATCGCGGCTCGGCGCACGGGGGCGTGGGCTACGATCTGTCGGCGCTGCTGGGCGTCGATGTGCGGCTTCGGCTCGGGTTCGGCGTGACACGCGAGTTCGGCGGGGTCGATCCGAATACGCGGCCCGAATCGCTCGTCGGCTCCGAAGTCAACTGGAAGATCAATCCGCAGAACACGCTCGCCTTCAGCACGCAGTTCTATCCGAGCATCGACGCGTCCGGCGAAATCCGCATCACGACCAGCGCCGACTGGACCATGAAGTTCACGCCCGAACTGGGCTTCCGCCTCGGGCTTCGCAACGAATACGACTCGTCCGAGCCGCCGGGCTTCGAGAAGAACGACCTGCGCGTGTTCGGGTCGGTCGTGTTCGATTTCTAA
- a CDS encoding DUF481 domain-containing protein, producing the protein MRQSIFTAVLCVFTLAAVAMAEDQLTLTSGEIIRGTIVNKADGVVTLKHPIMGQVTIPMEKIKAMAVVEPAAPVPAAEPAKPAEPAAPVPPPPPAPKPTDWKFHIEAGFSGSEGNTQDANVYLRAAGKREIEKVERTNIFARYFLSSKNGDRNENKATAGVTQDWFIDQSPWFVFADGTADYDEFQSWEYRVSGHGGAGYQFIKNEKFDLSGRVGMGAIKEFNSPDESVRPEALAGIDFLWNLTKAQSITFSNYVYPDLGEVGEFRNVTEAAWQIKIDQNDGLSLKLGLLNEYESNAPAGTKKNDLKYFGALVYDF; encoded by the coding sequence ATGCGTCAATCGATTTTCACAGCGGTTCTGTGCGTTTTCACATTGGCCGCCGTCGCCATGGCGGAGGATCAGCTCACGCTCACCAGCGGCGAAATCATCCGCGGCACGATCGTCAATAAAGCCGACGGCGTCGTCACGCTCAAGCACCCGATCATGGGTCAGGTCACGATTCCGATGGAGAAGATCAAGGCGATGGCCGTCGTCGAGCCCGCCGCGCCCGTGCCCGCCGCCGAGCCGGCCAAGCCCGCGGAACCCGCCGCGCCCGTGCCCCCGCCCCCGCCGGCCCCCAAACCGACCGATTGGAAGTTCCACATCGAAGCCGGGTTCAGCGGCTCCGAAGGCAATACGCAGGATGCCAACGTCTACCTCCGCGCCGCCGGCAAACGCGAGATTGAAAAGGTCGAACGCACCAACATCTTCGCCCGCTACTTCCTGTCCTCCAAGAACGGCGACCGCAATGAGAACAAGGCCACCGCCGGCGTCACGCAGGACTGGTTCATCGACCAGAGCCCGTGGTTCGTCTTCGCCGACGGCACGGCTGACTACGACGAATTTCAGAGCTGGGAGTACCGCGTCAGCGGTCACGGCGGCGCCGGCTACCAGTTCATCAAGAACGAAAAGTTCGACCTGTCCGGCCGGGTCGGTATGGGTGCCATCAAGGAATTCAACAGCCCCGATGAAAGCGTCCGCCCCGAAGCGCTGGCGGGCATCGACTTCCTCTGGAACCTCACCAAGGCGCAGTCGATCACGTTCAGCAACTACGTCTACCCCGACCTGGGCGAAGTCGGCGAGTTCCGCAACGTCACCGAGGCGGCCTGGCAGATCAAGATCGACCAGAACGACGGCCTGAGTCTCAAGCTCGGCCTGCTCAACGAATACGAATCCAACGCCCCCGCCGGCACGAAGAAGAACGACCTGAAATACTTCGGCGCCCTGGTATATGACTTTTGA
- a CDS encoding DUF1080 domain-containing protein yields the protein MRYATLTLAMFMLAGCASAQAEDAKWTPLFNGRDLTGWTVKSVPKDKDKGFWKVQDGLIVCDSIGHKDHDYFWLVSDGEYDNFELRLKVRSFRDSPGNSGVQVRSRYDDEAGWLDGPQVDIHPPGPWRCGFIYDETRGVNVWLWPNVGKPANAKPEHAPPGWHWRHADEGDGWNSVVIRCDRYRITTQVNGVNVADLDGKGILDDEKHAARHVGMTGRIALQLHRGDELHIAFKDIEIRKLP from the coding sequence ATGCGATATGCGACCTTGACGCTCGCGATGTTCATGCTCGCCGGCTGCGCTTCGGCGCAGGCGGAGGATGCGAAGTGGACCCCCCTCTTCAACGGGCGCGATTTGACCGGCTGGACCGTCAAGTCCGTACCCAAAGACAAAGACAAGGGCTTCTGGAAAGTCCAAGACGGCTTGATCGTCTGCGACTCGATCGGGCACAAGGACCACGACTACTTCTGGCTCGTCAGCGACGGCGAGTACGACAACTTCGAGCTGCGGCTCAAAGTGCGAAGCTTCCGCGACTCGCCCGGCAACAGCGGCGTGCAGGTCCGCAGCCGATACGATGACGAGGCCGGCTGGCTCGACGGCCCGCAGGTCGATATCCATCCGCCGGGCCCCTGGCGATGCGGGTTCATCTACGACGAAACCCGCGGCGTCAACGTCTGGCTCTGGCCCAACGTCGGCAAACCCGCCAACGCCAAACCCGAGCACGCACCGCCCGGCTGGCACTGGCGGCACGCCGACGAAGGCGACGGTTGGAACAGCGTCGTCATCCGATGCGACCGCTACCGTATCACGACGCAGGTCAACGGCGTCAACGTCGCCGACCTCGACGGCAAGGGCATCCTCGACGACGAAAAACACGCCGCCCGTCACGTGGGCATGACCGGCCGCATCGCCCTGCAGCTACACCGCGGCGATGAACTGCACATCGCTTTCAAAGACATCGAGATTCGCAAGCTGCCGTGA
- a CDS encoding DUF485 domain-containing protein, whose translation MNDMPHHEDHPHVVSRHARYGLILFGVYVLLYGGFMFMAVFEPHEMGATFMGGVPLAILYGFALIGGAVILALLYTYLCRRRSHS comes from the coding sequence ATGAATGACATGCCGCATCATGAGGATCATCCGCATGTGGTTTCGCGCCATGCGCGGTACGGTTTGATTCTGTTCGGGGTGTACGTGCTCCTGTACGGGGGGTTCATGTTCATGGCGGTGTTCGAGCCGCACGAAATGGGCGCGACGTTCATGGGCGGCGTGCCGCTGGCGATTCTCTACGGATTCGCGCTGATCGGCGGGGCGGTGATTTTGGCGCTGCTGTACACCTATCTCTGCCGCCGGCGTTCCCATTCCTGA
- a CDS encoding cation acetate symporter, whose product MLYDSSLAAVSIFGFFVALVLCLSFYLGRKGQSAKGYYAAHGQIHWAVNGIAFAGDYLSAASFLGICGLIAFYGFDGFLYSIGYLAGWIVALFVIAEPIKRLGKFTFADAMDAKFDSRGIKLTVAISTLVVSVFYLIPQMVGAGALITPLLGLPHYAGVVIVGVVVTLIVVTAGMVSTTWVQFIKGSLLVFFCTILTFMILNRGLSTDPDHKTHANFRTFTEEQFTAANMTIVPAEGAWKDQPFVRTKEADGHIIAWLHTDHGYSEAQMLTTTAAGDKLVNGLPQTKENDLKPVGSVESLPGGKTETGALGPMEFFSVFNESKVVPWTKKAIAETDGASTTVYYPKPTDGAKLLVPGQYFKGVTSDKFIEKLDFISLMLALFCGTASLPHILIRYYTVKDQASARKSTVVGIAAIGFFYVLTMYLGLGAMTSGTMDVTDSNMAAPLLAKSFNEVLFAIISAIAFTTVLGTVSGLIMAGSGAVAHDICENVLGIEMDDRKKVFYGKIAAVFLGIGAMVLGVLFKKFNVSFLVGWAFNVAASANLPALVMLLFWRRTTKQGITAAVAIGMISSLAWILMSGATYSGLYGWDPKDAIVPFSQPGLVTIPLGFIVLIVVSLMTPKPAHAIADDLADDPEANA is encoded by the coding sequence ATGCTGTACGATTCCTCTCTCGCGGCGGTGAGCATCTTCGGCTTCTTCGTCGCACTCGTTCTTTGTCTTTCGTTCTATCTCGGCCGCAAGGGCCAATCCGCCAAGGGCTATTACGCCGCGCACGGTCAGATCCATTGGGCCGTCAACGGCATCGCCTTCGCCGGCGACTACCTTTCCGCCGCGTCGTTCCTGGGCATCTGCGGGCTGATCGCCTTCTATGGTTTTGACGGGTTCCTCTATTCGATCGGGTATCTGGCCGGGTGGATCGTGGCGCTCTTCGTCATCGCCGAGCCGATCAAGCGATTGGGCAAGTTCACCTTCGCCGATGCGATGGACGCCAAGTTCGATTCGCGCGGCATCAAGCTGACGGTCGCCATCTCGACGCTCGTCGTGTCCGTCTTCTATCTCATTCCGCAGATGGTCGGCGCCGGGGCGCTGATCACGCCATTGCTCGGTCTGCCCCACTACGCCGGGGTCGTCATCGTCGGCGTCGTCGTGACGCTCATCGTCGTCACCGCCGGCATGGTTTCGACCACCTGGGTCCAGTTCATCAAGGGCTCGCTGCTGGTCTTCTTCTGCACGATCCTCACGTTCATGATCCTCAATCGCGGGCTGAGCACCGACCCGGATCACAAGACGCACGCCAATTTCCGCACCTTCACCGAAGAACAGTTCACCGCGGCGAACATGACGATCGTCCCGGCGGAAGGCGCGTGGAAGGATCAGCCGTTCGTGCGGACGAAGGAAGCGGACGGGCACATCATCGCCTGGCTCCACACGGATCACGGCTACAGCGAAGCGCAGATGCTCACCACGACCGCCGCGGGCGACAAGCTCGTCAACGGGCTTCCCCAGACGAAGGAAAACGACCTCAAGCCCGTCGGCTCCGTCGAGTCCTTGCCCGGCGGCAAGACGGAAACGGGCGCGCTGGGGCCGATGGAATTCTTCAGTGTGTTCAACGAATCGAAAGTCGTGCCGTGGACAAAGAAGGCGATCGCCGAAACGGATGGGGCATCGACGACGGTGTACTATCCCAAGCCGACGGACGGGGCGAAGCTGCTGGTGCCGGGACAGTATTTCAAGGGCGTGACCAGCGACAAATTCATCGAGAAGCTGGACTTCATCTCGCTGATGCTCGCGCTTTTCTGCGGCACCGCATCGCTGCCGCATATCTTGATCCGTTACTACACCGTGAAGGACCAGGCGTCCGCCCGCAAGAGCACGGTCGTCGGCATCGCCGCGATCGGGTTCTTTTACGTGCTGACGATGTACCTGGGCTTAGGCGCGATGACGAGCGGGACGATGGACGTCACCGACTCGAACATGGCGGCCCCCCTGCTCGCCAAATCGTTCAACGAAGTGCTGTTCGCCATCATCTCCGCGATTGCGTTCACGACCGTGCTCGGCACCGTCAGCGGGCTGATCATGGCCGGCTCCGGCGCGGTCGCGCACGACATCTGCGAGAACGTGCTGGGCATCGAGATGGATGACAGGAAGAAAGTGTTCTACGGCAAGATCGCGGCGGTCTTTCTCGGCATCGGCGCGATGGTGCTCGGCGTCCTGTTCAAGAAATTCAACGTCAGCTTCCTCGTCGGATGGGCGTTCAACGTCGCGGCCTCGGCGAATCTCCCGGCACTGGTGATGCTGCTCTTCTGGCGGCGCACGACCAAACAGGGCATCACCGCCGCCGTCGCCATCGGCATGATCAGTTCGCTGGCGTGGATCCTCATGTCCGGCGCAACTTACTCCGGGCTTTACGGATGGGACCCCAAGGACGCGATCGTCCCCTTCTCGCAGCCCGGCCTCGTGACCATCCCGCTGGGCTTCATCGTCCTCATCGTCGTCTCGCTCATGACCCCCAAACCCGCGCACGCCATCGCCGACGATCTGGCCGACGACCCCGAAGCCAATGCGTGA
- a CDS encoding phospholipid carrier-dependent glycosyltransferase, with translation MNDAPAPTLANETPPHGLINLLALLAALTAANLLISIALHPLFSPDEGRYARASQLMLETGDWIVPQTDDGPRLQKPPLIYWLQAAALDAFGNNEFAVRLPGALATVGVMLLTFFFARRQRDTLTGLIAAIFLGAMPIVMQVGRLANIDPVLNFFWVAATFAGYLMLHEAHDGALVNKKWRWIFWLALALGVFAKGPIALLPLAATFAWVMLTDRARWRDLMLLRGLILTATPILAWAVIVALKHPQALQVWQHQTVDRITSGSDHDPEPFYFYLPAILIGMFPATAMLSVPGVHFKLAHVKAELAKRDVRAYLAVAALVPLIILSVMAGKMLTYVLPLAAPLAVLAACNLRNLLPPLPPGEGRGEGGSEFERAANRDANPLTPDGMNTLAVVLILAWIGVMIFVRVPGLMQRVKLTPDVQAALHGAIWPLGLVAVLGIATIVFWRRAGGKFIAVGLIAISLNHIWLRTNLYIEPMIAASTSYRPLLDSIAAACKPEDPRIALMGIVDTTVCFYVDAPVPTYSMMNEDELAREPGKRLVFITDAPSWAHYAAADPTLNARFEKVMDWNAPRRALVVYIEKPDTAKVRLTHSLSGKESGSARLTSRR, from the coding sequence ATGAATGACGCACCCGCCCCAACTCTCGCCAACGAAACCCCGCCGCACGGGTTGATCAATCTTCTCGCACTGCTGGCCGCGCTGACCGCCGCGAATCTGCTCATCAGCATCGCGCTGCATCCGCTCTTTTCCCCCGATGAGGGCCGCTACGCCCGGGCCAGTCAGCTCATGCTCGAAACCGGCGACTGGATCGTCCCGCAGACCGACGACGGCCCGCGCCTGCAAAAGCCCCCGCTCATCTACTGGCTCCAGGCCGCCGCCCTCGACGCCTTCGGCAACAACGAGTTCGCCGTCCGCCTTCCCGGCGCGCTGGCGACCGTCGGCGTCATGCTGCTGACTTTTTTCTTCGCCCGCCGACAGCGCGACACGCTCACCGGCCTCATCGCCGCAATCTTCCTCGGCGCCATGCCGATCGTCATGCAGGTCGGCCGCCTCGCCAACATCGACCCCGTCCTCAATTTCTTCTGGGTCGCCGCGACCTTCGCCGGGTATCTGATGCTGCATGAAGCGCACGACGGCGCACTGGTGAACAAAAAATGGCGATGGATATTCTGGCTCGCCCTCGCGCTGGGCGTGTTCGCCAAGGGGCCGATCGCCTTGTTGCCGCTGGCGGCGACGTTCGCCTGGGTCATGCTCACCGACCGCGCCCGATGGCGCGACCTGATGCTTTTGCGGGGCCTGATCCTCACGGCGACGCCGATCCTCGCTTGGGCCGTCATCGTCGCGCTCAAGCATCCGCAGGCGCTTCAGGTCTGGCAGCATCAGACCGTCGACCGCATCACGTCCGGCTCCGACCACGACCCCGAACCCTTCTACTTCTACCTGCCCGCCATCCTCATCGGCATGTTCCCCGCCACCGCGATGCTCAGCGTGCCGGGCGTGCACTTCAAACTCGCGCATGTGAAGGCGGAGCTGGCGAAGCGCGATGTCCGCGCGTATCTGGCTGTCGCGGCGTTGGTCCCATTGATCATCCTGAGCGTCATGGCGGGCAAGATGCTCACGTACGTCCTCCCGCTGGCCGCGCCGCTGGCCGTGCTCGCGGCGTGCAATCTGCGAAACCTCCTGCCCCCTCTCCCCCCGGGAGAGGGCCGGGGTGAGGGTGGCTCCGAATTTGAGCGCGCCGCAAATCGTGACGCGAACCCCCTGACGCCCGACGGCATGAACACGCTCGCGGTCGTTCTGATCCTCGCATGGATCGGCGTGATGATCTTCGTGCGCGTGCCCGGCCTGATGCAGCGCGTCAAACTCACGCCCGATGTGCAGGCGGCGCTTCATGGCGCCATCTGGCCGCTCGGCCTTGTCGCGGTGCTGGGGATCGCGACAATCGTCTTCTGGCGGCGCGCCGGCGGGAAGTTCATCGCGGTCGGGCTCATCGCGATATCGCTGAATCATATCTGGCTGCGTACGAATCTGTACATCGAACCGATGATCGCCGCCTCGACGAGTTACCGCCCGCTGCTCGATTCGATCGCGGCGGCGTGCAAGCCCGAAGACCCGCGCATCGCGCTGATGGGGATTGTCGATACGACGGTGTGTTTCTATGTCGATGCGCCGGTGCCGACGTATTCGATGATGAATGAGGACGAGCTGGCGCGCGAGCCGGGCAAGCGGCTGGTGTTCATCACCGACGCGCCCTCGTGGGCCCATTACGCCGCGGCGGACCCGACCTTGAACGCCCGATTCGAAAAGGTCATGGACTGGAACGCCCCGCGGCGGGCGCTGGTGGTCTACATCGAGAAGCCGGACACGGCGAAAGTGCGGCTCACGCACTCCCTCTCCGGGAAAGAGAGCGGATCGGCACGGCTGACCTCCCGGCGTTAA
- a CDS encoding gfo/Idh/MocA family oxidoreductase yields the protein MSDEGQIPVAVIGVGRMGRHHARVYHQLPQAKLLAVVDADEDRAGTLADQYNCDALASVDELLEKYPQVRAVSVAVPTVYHEPVAVPLLERKIACLIEKPLAGSVAVAKRIVDVAHANKTLVQVGHTERFNPALRAIRNVEVVPRFIEVDRVSPMTFRSIDVGVVFDIMIHDLDIVLMLVKSPIREIRAVGVAVLGEHEDVADARIEFENGCVAKLTASRLALKTERRLRVFSESGYVSLNYAAKTGIAIQRTGNVDQLLEIRQQLADGADLSSVNYMDIVDVKELQINDEEPLTAELSNFLDAVAGRAEPEVDAAAGFAAVEAAERVVEAVRRHTWHGLTSNKPV from the coding sequence ATGTCTGATGAAGGTCAAATCCCAGTCGCCGTGATTGGCGTCGGCCGCATGGGTCGGCACCATGCGCGCGTGTATCACCAGTTGCCGCAGGCGAAATTGCTGGCGGTCGTCGATGCGGACGAGGATCGTGCCGGGACGCTCGCCGATCAGTACAACTGCGATGCGCTGGCGAGCGTGGACGAGCTTCTCGAAAAGTATCCGCAGGTGAGGGCGGTCAGCGTCGCGGTGCCGACGGTGTATCACGAGCCGGTCGCGGTGCCGCTGCTTGAGCGGAAGATCGCCTGCCTCATCGAAAAGCCGCTGGCCGGTTCCGTCGCGGTGGCGAAGCGCATTGTCGATGTGGCTCATGCGAACAAGACGCTCGTGCAGGTCGGGCATACCGAGCGGTTCAATCCCGCGCTGCGCGCGATTCGCAATGTCGAGGTCGTGCCGCGCTTCATTGAAGTCGATCGCGTGAGCCCGATGACGTTCCGCTCGATCGACGTCGGCGTCGTGTTCGACATCATGATCCACGATCTGGACATCGTGCTCATGCTCGTCAAAAGCCCGATCAGGGAAATCCGCGCGGTGGGCGTCGCCGTACTGGGCGAACACGAGGACGTGGCCGACGCACGCATCGAGTTCGAGAACGGCTGCGTGGCCAAGCTGACCGCCTCGCGACTCGCCCTCAAAACCGAGCGGCGCCTGCGCGTCTTCAGCGAGTCGGGCTACGTCAGTCTCAACTACGCCGCCAAGACCGGCATCGCCATCCAGCGCACCGGCAACGTCGATCAGCTTCTTGAAATCCGCCAGCAGCTCGCCGACGGCGCGGACCTCAGCTCGGTCAACTACATGGACATCGTCGATGTGAAGGAACTTCAGATCAACGATGAGGAGCCATTGACGGCGGAATTGAGCAATTTTCTGGACGCCGTGGCCGGTCGCGCTGAGCCGGAGGTGGACGCCGCCGCGGGTTTCGCCGCCGTCGAGGCGGCGGAGCGTGTCGTCGAAGCGGTGCGGCGACACACCTGGCACGGGCTGACCTCCAACAAACCCGTCTAG
- the pyrE gene encoding orotate phosphoribosyltransferase, whose amino-acid sequence MTRDQIARRIAEVALLKGTFTLRSGRTSHYYLDKYLFSTEPDILRELGGMFAAHVDAGINKLAGAELGGIPLVTAAALASGLPCVFIRNQKKEYGTAKQLEGKLGAGDKVMLVEDVCTTGGQILEAAKVIESTGAKVAKIVGTIDREEGARANIEAAGYAFEALFTKTDLGV is encoded by the coding sequence ATGACACGAGACCAAATCGCCAGACGGATCGCCGAGGTGGCGCTGCTCAAGGGGACGTTCACGCTGCGGAGCGGGCGGACGAGTCATTACTATCTGGACAAGTATCTGTTCAGCACGGAGCCGGACATTCTGCGCGAGCTGGGCGGGATGTTCGCCGCGCACGTCGATGCGGGGATCAACAAGCTGGCGGGGGCGGAATTGGGGGGCATCCCGCTGGTGACCGCGGCGGCGCTGGCGAGCGGGCTGCCTTGCGTGTTCATCCGCAACCAGAAAAAGGAATACGGCACCGCCAAGCAGCTTGAAGGCAAACTCGGCGCGGGTGACAAGGTCATGCTCGTCGAAGACGTCTGCACGACCGGCGGACAGATTCTCGAAGCGGCGAAGGTCATCGAATCGACCGGCGCGAAAGTCGCCAAGATCGTCGGCACCATCGACCGCGAGGAAGGCGCCCGCGCCAACATCGAGGCGGCGGGCTACGCGTTCGAGGCGCTGTTCACCAAGACGGATCTGGGGGTGTGA
- a CDS encoding S-isoprenylcysteine methyltransferase: MIPDSFFKDSPVIALGRFFFKYRDFVVPAVLIALAYFIKPDVYEGHEHLNLVLNSVGIAIALSGQILRAVVIGFAYIKRGGKDKEVYADTLQQGGLFAHCRNPLYVGNLLMLLGLILVHGAPLFCAIATAYVLLVYISIVANEEQYLRGKFGEEYVDYCRRVPRWWIKFGGMGKTLEGMHYDWGRLVRKEYGTIFTGVSGILAMLAWESVANYGYPESKPLIRILLGVWAGVIIAWIIARVLKKKTDVLGTT; encoded by the coding sequence CTGATCCCTGACAGCTTCTTCAAGGATTCCCCTGTGATCGCACTCGGTCGATTCTTCTTCAAATACCGCGACTTCGTCGTGCCGGCCGTGCTGATCGCGCTGGCGTATTTCATCAAGCCCGATGTGTACGAGGGGCATGAGCATTTGAATCTCGTGCTCAACAGCGTCGGCATCGCGATCGCTTTGTCGGGTCAGATTCTCCGCGCGGTCGTGATCGGCTTCGCCTACATCAAGCGCGGCGGGAAGGACAAGGAGGTCTACGCCGACACGCTCCAGCAGGGGGGCCTCTTCGCCCACTGCCGCAATCCGCTCTACGTGGGCAATCTGCTGATGCTCTTGGGCCTGATCCTCGTGCATGGCGCGCCGCTGTTCTGCGCGATCGCGACGGCGTATGTGCTGCTGGTGTACATCTCGATCGTCGCCAACGAGGAACAGTACCTGCGCGGAAAATTCGGCGAGGAGTACGTCGATTATTGCCGGCGTGTGCCGCGCTGGTGGATCAAGTTCGGAGGGATGGGCAAGACGCTCGAGGGCATGCACTACGACTGGGGCCGGCTTGTCCGCAAGGAGTACGGCACGATCTTCACCGGCGTGAGCGGGATTCTGGCGATGCTGGCGTGGGAGAGCGTGGCGAACTATGGGTATCCCGAGAGCAAGCCGCTGATTCGGATTCTGCTGGGGGTATGGGCGGGGGTGATCATCGCATGGATCATCGCCCGCGTGCTCAAGAAGAAGACCGATGTGCTGGGGACGACCTGA